The following are encoded in a window of Acropora muricata isolate sample 2 chromosome 6, ASM3666990v1, whole genome shotgun sequence genomic DNA:
- the LOC136920753 gene encoding LOW QUALITY PROTEIN: uncharacterized protein (The sequence of the model RefSeq protein was modified relative to this genomic sequence to represent the inferred CDS: inserted 1 base in 1 codon): MELCRKFGLDVDKAIDQLLEYKKSQMKQVSLPEGTIRLLCQVSREVFMKEDMLLEVEAPVNIFGDIHGQYDDLLRHFDMLGYXPDICCLFMGDYVDRGKKSLETICLLLAYKIKYPNKMYLLRGNHESASINR, from the exons ATGGAACTATGTAGAAAGTTTGGACTGGATGTTGATAAGGCCATAGATCAGCTTCTTGAATATAAAAAGTCACAGATGAAACAG GTTTCACTACCAGAAGGCACAATACGTTTACTTTGTCAAGTGTCAAGGGAAGTTTTCATGAAAGAAGACATGTTGTTGGAAGTAGAGGCACCAGTAAATATTTTTGGTGATATCCATGGACAATATGATGATCTTCTTAGACATTTTGACATGCTGGGTT CCCCAGATATCTGTTGCTTGTTCATGGGAGACTACGTTGACAG GGGAAAGAAGTCACTGGAAACAATCTGTCTGTTGCTAGCATATAAGATCAAATACCCAAACAAAATGTATCTATTGAGAGGAAATCATGAGTCTGCTTCAATCAACAGGTGA
- the LOC136920752 gene encoding autophagy-related protein 101-like yields the protein MNARSQVFELSVEGRQINEAVLSIFHSILLHRTSGKFSYKREGSYTIGTVGMADVDCDFINLTYVRVDSDGLNRALKRLVSEFKESLRGPEGLRSGQISLEFYQKKKARWPFGMENIPWEIWTVKLNVVTLANEHERQICREKVGEAIAEKIICIAGVMNRPEYVPKMPNLSEIANIFDVGFNDVQPYLHKFSYQASDESSPSVGNTMKRLLLDTFSY from the coding sequence ATGAATGCTCGATCGCAAGTGTTCGAGTTGTCCGTTGAGGGAAGGCAGATTAATGAAGCAGTCCTGAGTATATTTCACTCTATTTTACTTCATAGAACATCGGGGAAGTTTTCTTACAAACGAGAAGGCTCCTACACTATTGGAACCGTTGGTATGGCTGATGTAGATTGTGATTTTATAAACCTCACGTATGTTCGAGTGGATTCGGACGGTTTGAACCGTGCCTTGAAAAGGCTTGTTTCAGAATTTAAAGAGTCTTTGAGAGGCCCCGAAGGTCTGAGGAGTGGACAGATATCTCTTGAGttttatcaaaagaaaaaagcgcGATGGCCTTTTGGGATGGAAAATATTCCGTGGGAAATTTGGACGGTCAAGTTGAATGTTGTTACACTTGCCAATGAACACGAACGACAAATCTGCCGTGAAAAAGTTGGCGAAGCAATTGCAGAGAAGATAATTTGTATTGCTGGAGTGATGAACCGACCAGAATATGTCCCTAAAATGCCAAATCTATCAGAGATTGCAAATATCTTTGATGTTGGTTTCAACGATGTCCAACCTTATCTCCATAAATTTAGTTACCAGGCTTCTGACGAGTCATCACCGTCAGTTGGGAATACCATGAAGAGACTTCTTCTTGACACGTTTTCATACTGA